Within Candidatus Taylorbacteria bacterium, the genomic segment GCTGACGCCAAGCTTGGGAGCGATTTCTCCATTCTTAAATCCTACTGCAATTTGCGCCAGAACTTCTGATTCTCTTTGAGTCAGACGGGCTTTCGGGATGTTTCTCGCGGATACCACCGCGACATTCAATTCGTCATTCCCACAGGCCGTTAAGAATGAAGCGAATTTTTTCAGCACAGAGAGTTCTGCAAGCGTGAGTCTAGATTTCATTTTTTGTCTTGGGTTTGGGAGCTTTCTCTATAGTAAACGCCGACATATTTATGTCAATAACCGTCAACGTTCCTTTTTTTTTGACCCTTTTTTCATGAAGTGCTAGAATAACGCAAGCAGGCAGAAACGTAATAACGGTCAACGGTTCTTTACTGCGGAATTATTAAGATTTGTTAGTAAAAAAAATTATGGAACAAGA encodes:
- a CDS encoding LuxR C-terminal-related transcriptional regulator, with product MKSRLTLAELSVLKKFASFLTACGNDELNVAVVSARNIPKARLTQRESEVLAQIAVGFKNGEIAPKLGVS